Proteins encoded in a region of the Planctomycetaceae bacterium genome:
- a CDS encoding 3-isopropylmalate dehydratase small subunit: MAKAHVYKRDHINTDEIIPARYLNTDNVAELATHCMEDLDTGFIKKCKPGDCIVAGDDFGCGSSREHAVWALQGAKVGAVIANNFARIFYRNCINCGFYPIELTDATSKIKDGDEVEIDYKKGVITNKTQKKEITFKPLPDFAIEIINDGGLLEHIKKGTAD; the protein is encoded by the coding sequence ATGGCGAAAGCACATGTTTATAAACGAGATCATATAAATACCGACGAGATTATTCCGGCACGGTATTTGAATACTGATAATGTTGCGGAACTGGCGACGCATTGTATGGAAGACCTTGACACAGGTTTTATAAAGAAATGCAAGCCGGGCGACTGCATCGTTGCCGGCGACGATTTCGGCTGCGGCTCATCAAGAGAACACGCTGTCTGGGCGCTTCAGGGCGCAAAGGTCGGCGCGGTTATCGCAAATAATTTCGCGAGAATTTTTTATCGCAACTGCATTAACTGCGGGTTCTATCCAATTGAACTTACTGACGCGACATCAAAAATCAAAGACGGCGATGAAGTTGAAATCGATTACAAAAAAGGCGTGATTACTAATAAAACGCAGAAAAAAGAAATTACGTTCAAACCGCTGCCCGATTTCGCGATTGAGATAATCAACGACGGCGGATTGCTTGAACACATTAAAAAGGGAACCGCGGATTAA
- a CDS encoding GxxExxY protein, whose amino-acid sequence MAETDLLHNELTREIIGAAMEVHTTLGSGFLENVYEEALAIEFDIRKIPYERQKGIDVFYKGLLAKQFICDLLVGGKVLVELKALKAISNVEEAQILNYMKATGLEVGLLINFGEQSLKYKRFILQKNRGLTRDCAD is encoded by the coding sequence ATGGCTGAAACTGATTTATTGCATAATGAGCTGACACGAGAAATAATTGGAGCTGCTATGGAAGTACATACAACTCTCGGCAGCGGATTTCTTGAGAATGTATATGAAGAAGCTTTGGCTATTGAGTTTGATATCCGGAAAATACCTTATGAAAGACAAAAAGGGATTGATGTCTTTTACAAAGGATTGTTGGCAAAACAGTTTATTTGTGATTTATTGGTCGGCGGAAAAGTTTTGGTTGAACTTAAAGCATTGAAAGCTATCTCCAATGTCGAAGAAGCTCAAATTTTAAATTATATGAAAGCAACAGGTCTTGAAGTTGGCCTGTTAATAAATTTCGGTGAACAGTCTTTAAAATACAAAAGGTTTATACTTCAAAAAAACCGCGGATTAACGCGGGATTGCGCGGATTAA